The genome window CAGCATCCTCTAAAGCGAATTGTGCCTGTTTGTTTATTTCCTCACTAGTTGCAGCTAATTCTTCCGAATGGGAGGCGATTGTATGTACTTTATCCTGTAAGTTTTGAATAATGTCATTCATAGTAATGATATATTTCTCCATTTGGAGAGAATGATCAATAGGTAGTCCAAAAGCTAGTGCACCAACGACAATTCCTTTTTCACGAATAGGAAAAGAATAGGCATTAAAATCCACTCCATATACTTCCTTCGGTACAGATAAATCATTACTTTGTCCCTTAAGCGGGAGATGTAAATTTGCATCGTCAGGGTGAATTTTTTGTCCAGTTTTATAACCAGCATCTAACCGTTTCCCAGGTAAATAAACAACGATGCTCTCACTTTCTTTATCCACTAATGCCATCATGGCCTCGCCTTTCATAGCTAAATGAATATAAGGCATGGCCATTGATAATGCTTCAATAATATTCATAGTACCCCCTTAATAGTAAGGCTCTGTTAGATTAACATTAACCTTCTGATAAAATCGTAATTTTTCGAAAGAAACACTTCTTTAATTGTATGAAAAAAGGAGGGAAATAAAAAGACTTACTTAAGACTATTTTCCTTTCAAAATTTACGAAAGAAGTTTCTATACTGCTTAGTTATAGAAGAAAATTAGGATTCTGAATGAATGGATTTAGATTTTTTACTATACATGGACAAAATAACACAAAAAAATAAACGGATAATTACATGTACTCAAAAAAAATGTTTTGCTATCATTTTATTTGATAATGATTATCATTATCGTATAATGGGGTTAAAGAAGATAATAGTGATGCTTGATGATTTTAGTTCAGCGCAATTCTATTGTGGAAGTGGTTAGTAACAAAATGAAAGGTGTGTAAGCATTGGTAGAAAAAGAACTATTTGATGTAACAATAATCGGTGGGGGACCAGCAGGTTTATATTCCAGTTTTTATAGTGGCTTACGTGAGATGAAAACAAAACTTATTGAATCACAGCCACAGCTTGGCGGAAAAATCCATGTCTATCCAGAAAAAATGATTTGGGATATTGGTGGTTTAACACCAATTACAGGAGGACAGTTAATTGACCAGTTAATTGAACAAGCCTTGACCTTCAATCCTTCTATTTACACAGATGAAAAGGTTACTTCTATTGCCAAAAATGAGGAAGGACATTTCGTTATTACAGCTGAATCCGGAAATATTCATTATTCAAAAACTGTGATTGTTGCTATCGGTGGTGGCATCTTAAATCCGCAAAAAATTGAGATTGAGGGTGCAGAGCGCTTTGAAGTGTCCAATTTAAATTATACGATTAAATCATATGAGAAATTTAAGGATAAAGCGGTCATTATTTCTGGAGGCGGGAATACAGCAGTAGACTGGGCGTTAGAATTAACGGAAATTGCATCAAAAGTATATTTAACTTATCGAAAAGAAGCGTTATCTGCGCACGAGGCTCAAATAACAGAACTATTAAATAGCACGATTGAATGTCACTTTAATTCTGAAATTACTAAGCTTATTGCAGACGATCAAGAAGGAATGATTAAAGCTGTTGCTTTAATGAATCATGAAACAGGAAACACAATAGAAATTCCTGTAGATGAGGTTGTCATTAGTCATGGCTATTTACGAGATAAAGAACTGTTGGATAATAGCCCGCTAGCAATTGAACGGATAAGAGATTATTTTATTGCTGGAACAGTTCATAGTGCATCTTCAATACCTGGACTTTATGCAGCCGGAGATATTTTGCATCATGAAGGTAAAATTCATCTAATAGCAGCCACTTTCCACGATGCCCTTCATGCGGTTAATAGTGCGAAGAAGTATATTCAACCAGACGCATCAGACGGTGGTATTGTGTCTTCACATAATGATATTTTCAAACAGCGTAATCGTAAGCTTTTAAAGGGAATTTTACAGTGAAAGCGAATGGATAAAACTTAGCATTGAAAAAGGGTATAACAACAATGGATATGCAAGATGTAATTGATTTATATACAATGGCGCCATTAACATTTGTTGATGTGATTACAGAGAAAATTACTTCTGAAACTCTATTAACTAGCTATAACACGATGCGAGACGCAGGTGGTCTAATATTTCCGGTAACAGGTACAGCGAAAATCCTTATTGACGGAACATATTACGTATTAGATAAAGGAAAAATTATTCATGTTGGTCCTAATTTAAATATACAGCGTATTGTTGCGAATAACACAAAATTTAACTACGCAGTTATTCATTTTAAGTTGCCAGATGAATCAATAGCTGAATACCCTCTATACAATAGTCATTTTGCTATTGAAGTAGAGGATAATATGAAGTTGATGAATATGTTACAGCAGTTGATACAAAATTACCTT of Lysinibacillus agricola contains these proteins:
- a CDS encoding methyl-accepting chemotaxis protein, producing MNIIEALSMAMPYIHLAMKGEAMMALVDKESESIVVYLPGKRLDAGYKTGQKIHPDDANLHLPLKGQSNDLSVPKEVYGVDFNAYSFPIREKGIVVGALAFGLPIDHSLQMEKYIITMNDIIQNLQDKVHTIASHSEELAATSEEINKQAQFALEDAEKTNGVTDLIKSISRQTNLLGLNASIEAARAGQHGAGFNIVAQEVRKLSTETTTATDNIESSLRSINHNLENLKQNMTQVNSATNEQAQLVHDFSEIIDELSTLSVEMKDFMSNVIK
- a CDS encoding NAD(P)/FAD-dependent oxidoreductase, giving the protein MVEKELFDVTIIGGGPAGLYSSFYSGLREMKTKLIESQPQLGGKIHVYPEKMIWDIGGLTPITGGQLIDQLIEQALTFNPSIYTDEKVTSIAKNEEGHFVITAESGNIHYSKTVIVAIGGGILNPQKIEIEGAERFEVSNLNYTIKSYEKFKDKAVIISGGGNTAVDWALELTEIASKVYLTYRKEALSAHEAQITELLNSTIECHFNSEITKLIADDQEGMIKAVALMNHETGNTIEIPVDEVVISHGYLRDKELLDNSPLAIERIRDYFIAGTVHSASSIPGLYAAGDILHHEGKIHLIAATFHDALHAVNSAKKYIQPDASDGGIVSSHNDIFKQRNRKLLKGILQ